A genomic window from Micromonospora sp. WMMA1947 includes:
- a CDS encoding AAA family ATPase, which yields MTALDPAVERAQRPPAEVRYADELAALAANDNDPRPPGWRLSLRAARRFILGDPAAGIRRKFVGDPSLIDRALVALATSRGLMLVGEPGTAKSLLSELLAAAVSGDSTLTIQGGAATTEDQIRYSWNYALLVADGPSPRALVPAPLLRGMAEGRVVRFEEITRCPLEVQDCLLSPLSDRVLAIPELPGADAMVFAREGFNVIATANTRDRGVNEMSAAMKRRFNFETVFPIPDLGTELELVEAEAGELLRRSGVTAPPRRDLLEVLVTTFRELRTGITERGDAMERLSAVMSTAEAVSVAHAVGLRGWFLRGEPGDAADLVACLAGTAAKDDAEDLARLRRYLEQQVSRRSGAQWRAVHDARHLLPG from the coding sequence GTGACCGCGCTCGACCCGGCCGTCGAGCGGGCCCAGCGTCCCCCGGCCGAGGTGCGGTACGCCGACGAGCTGGCCGCGCTGGCCGCGAACGACAACGACCCACGCCCGCCGGGCTGGCGGCTGAGCCTGCGCGCCGCGCGCCGGTTCATCCTCGGTGACCCGGCGGCCGGGATCCGGCGCAAGTTCGTCGGCGACCCGTCGCTGATCGACCGGGCACTGGTGGCGCTGGCGACCAGCCGCGGCCTGATGCTCGTGGGCGAGCCCGGCACCGCCAAGTCGTTGCTGTCCGAACTGCTCGCCGCCGCGGTCAGCGGCGACTCCACGCTCACCATCCAGGGCGGCGCGGCCACCACCGAGGACCAGATCCGCTACTCGTGGAACTACGCGCTGCTGGTCGCCGACGGCCCGTCGCCGCGTGCGCTGGTGCCGGCGCCGCTGCTGCGCGGCATGGCCGAGGGGCGGGTGGTCCGCTTCGAGGAGATCACCCGCTGCCCGCTGGAGGTGCAGGACTGCCTGCTGTCCCCGCTGTCGGACCGGGTCCTCGCCATTCCGGAGCTGCCGGGCGCCGACGCCATGGTGTTCGCCCGCGAGGGCTTCAACGTGATCGCCACCGCGAACACCCGGGACCGGGGCGTCAACGAGATGAGCGCCGCGATGAAGCGGCGGTTCAACTTCGAGACCGTCTTCCCGATTCCCGACCTCGGCACCGAGCTGGAACTGGTCGAGGCCGAGGCGGGCGAGCTGCTGCGGCGCTCCGGCGTGACCGCGCCACCCCGGCGGGACCTGCTGGAGGTGCTGGTCACCACGTTCCGGGAGCTGCGGACCGGGATCACCGAACGCGGCGACGCGATGGAGCGGCTGTCGGCGGTGATGAGCACCGCCGAGGCGGTCTCGGTGGCGCACGCGGTCGGGCTGCGCGGCTGGTTCCTGCGCGGTGAGCCCGGCGACGCCGCCGACCTGGTGGCCTGCCTGGCCGGCACCGCCGCGAAGGACGACGCGGAGGACCTGGCCCGGCTGCGGCGATACCTGGAGCAGCAGGTGTCGCGACGCTCCGGCGCGCAGTGGCGGGCGGTGCACGACGCCCGGCACCTGCTGCCCGGGTGA
- a CDS encoding histidine phosphatase family protein — MAELASLWIVRHGESTANVAATAAETSGAELIDLTHRDADVPLSPTGEEQARATGRWLAELPGSRRPEVAVVSPYLRAVRTAELALDGTGIPMSVDERLRDRELGILDGLTGHGVRRRYPDEADRRTRLGKFYYRPPGGESWTDVALRLRALLGDLRRDHDGGRVLLFGHDALVFLLRYLVEGLTEAELMALTREHVIANCSVTGWHADDAGRLTPEVFNDVTHLHRQGATPTREDEVNAEPV; from the coding sequence ATGGCGGAGTTGGCATCGCTCTGGATCGTCCGGCACGGCGAGAGCACGGCGAACGTCGCGGCCACGGCGGCCGAGACGTCCGGCGCCGAGCTGATCGACCTCACCCACCGGGACGCCGACGTGCCGCTGTCACCGACCGGCGAGGAGCAGGCGCGGGCGACCGGCCGCTGGCTGGCCGAGCTGCCCGGCTCGCGCCGCCCGGAGGTGGCTGTGGTGTCGCCGTACCTGCGGGCGGTCCGGACGGCCGAGCTGGCGCTGGACGGAACCGGGATCCCGATGAGCGTCGACGAGCGGCTGCGCGACCGGGAACTGGGCATCCTCGACGGGCTCACCGGCCACGGCGTACGGCGGCGCTACCCGGACGAGGCCGACCGGCGTACCCGGCTCGGCAAGTTCTACTACCGCCCGCCCGGCGGCGAGTCCTGGACCGACGTGGCGCTGCGGCTGCGGGCGCTGCTCGGCGACCTGCGCCGCGACCACGACGGGGGCCGGGTGCTGCTGTTCGGCCACGACGCGCTGGTCTTCCTGCTGCGCTACCTGGTGGAGGGGCTCACCGAGGCGGAGCTGATGGCGCTGACCCGCGAACACGTGATCGCCAACTGCTCGGTCACCGGCTGGCACGCCGACGACGCGGGACGGCTCACGCCGGAGGTGTTCAACGACGTCACCCACCTGCACCGGCAGGGGGCGACGCCCACCAGGGA
- a CDS encoding DUF4132 domain-containing protein, translating into MRRFEFVGGGSAKFWEVGQSDTTVTVRYGSIGAQGRTQVKELGSPAEAAAHADRLVAEKLRKGYAETTVAPSAGHTGAPAVEPTAPGHDPEAAGADPAGTGSAGSDPAGALSPAGELPDEDAFEVPGGWRRMLIPRRDGTPGPALPSAAKSRAAGRKLLDSLADQLASTARLSVDPELGPALRGYLDGRPGPLGGAALVAAVGMALDYRVRDQQGHALADLLVADLGPAGAAVAATEQITVAAAGHSSSFPLRRTEATNAHGYSHWRLRRSVMRRVRAHLAAAGDGDYAAAHAALVPYRSGPLPVRAATSFLLPTEREWVARDVADVAREGGPLLAELLLCAVDDVDAVHALEGQQTVYRLMYDLAPIVTATAAVGSPIAPVLIGWFDHEHAGADARQRLVSLLAALPGDEPMAALLDRLDRRYVPPALTEMLRRFPVRGVRLLSAAAEGRSPAAREAATLLRAHVLANPAAVEAALPALRPAQRERIERIHADTSALPVAGPDRLPPVLVSPPWSVRRPRIDPPVVGELERPAGSAMDWLPGERERWAAVVPRWSGYWNGNDLSVLAAKIAAGRADSREQIYFFVRATGELARPLLPAWRPDESWGADEWMCRLVGRYELDALPTALHLARTAPKSVGEVLLPYADGEVADLMADWLDRLKTARPVARAWLRRHPEYAVRALLPAALGAPGPRRRAAERALRLVAAEHREVLLGVAREHGEEALAAATAMLDADPLAQLPARMPSLPVWLDPAVLPHVLLRDRSAALPADAVRHLCTMLAISPPGEPYPGVEIVRAACDTDSLAEFAWALFECWQGAGAPSKDGWAFTGLGLLGDDSTARRLAPLVRAWPGESQHARAVTGLEVLAQIGTDVALMHLYGISQKVKFRGLREQAARKVGEVADVLGLTPEQLGDRLVPDLGLDADGSLVLDYGPRRFTVGFDEQLKPYVVDGAGARRKDLPKPGARDDATLAPAAHKRFAGLKKDVRTLAADQIRRFETAMVTGRRWPAADFRRYFLSHPLLWHVVRRLVWATVDDSGQVGAAFRVAEDRTLADVDDETYALPDDATVTIAHPLHLGAAVPAWAEVFADYEILQPFPQLGREVFHLDEAERTEKLLHRHMGVTVPAGRLLSLERRGWRRGTPQDAGIQSWLEREVPGGRAVVIDLDPGIAVGIVDMFPDQKIEAVWVNDVPYGDWFQRGGKVRLRDLDDVTVSEVLRDLAEVTR; encoded by the coding sequence GTGCGCAGATTCGAGTTCGTGGGCGGCGGTTCGGCCAAGTTCTGGGAGGTCGGGCAGAGCGACACGACGGTGACGGTCCGCTATGGATCGATCGGCGCGCAGGGCCGCACCCAGGTCAAGGAACTGGGCTCGCCGGCCGAGGCCGCCGCGCACGCCGACCGGCTGGTCGCGGAGAAACTGCGCAAGGGGTACGCCGAGACGACAGTCGCGCCCTCGGCCGGGCACACCGGAGCGCCCGCCGTCGAGCCGACTGCGCCGGGTCACGACCCGGAAGCGGCCGGTGCCGATCCGGCCGGCACCGGTTCGGCCGGTAGCGACCCGGCCGGGGCGCTGTCGCCTGCCGGCGAGCTGCCGGACGAGGACGCGTTCGAGGTCCCGGGCGGCTGGCGACGGATGCTGATCCCGCGCCGGGACGGCACACCCGGCCCGGCCCTGCCGTCCGCCGCGAAAAGCCGCGCCGCCGGGCGGAAACTGCTGGACTCGCTGGCCGACCAGCTCGCCTCCACCGCACGGCTCTCCGTAGATCCGGAGCTGGGCCCGGCGCTGCGTGGCTACCTCGACGGCCGGCCCGGTCCGCTGGGCGGGGCGGCGCTGGTGGCGGCGGTGGGCATGGCGCTGGACTACCGGGTGCGCGACCAGCAGGGGCACGCCCTCGCCGACCTGCTGGTCGCCGACCTCGGCCCGGCCGGTGCTGCGGTCGCCGCGACCGAGCAGATCACCGTGGCGGCCGCCGGACACTCGTCCTCGTTTCCGCTGCGCCGCACCGAGGCGACGAACGCACACGGCTACAGTCACTGGCGACTGCGCCGGTCGGTGATGCGCCGGGTCCGCGCGCACCTCGCGGCAGCCGGTGACGGCGACTACGCCGCGGCCCACGCCGCACTGGTCCCGTACCGGTCCGGGCCGCTTCCGGTGCGGGCGGCCACCTCGTTCCTGCTGCCGACCGAGCGGGAGTGGGTGGCCCGGGACGTGGCCGACGTGGCGCGCGAGGGGGGCCCGCTGCTCGCGGAGCTGCTGCTCTGCGCGGTCGACGACGTGGACGCCGTCCACGCCCTTGAGGGGCAGCAGACGGTCTACCGGCTGATGTACGACCTGGCGCCGATCGTCACCGCCACCGCGGCGGTCGGGTCACCGATCGCGCCGGTGCTGATCGGCTGGTTCGACCACGAGCACGCCGGCGCGGACGCCCGGCAGCGGCTGGTGTCACTGCTGGCGGCCCTGCCCGGTGACGAGCCGATGGCGGCGCTGCTCGACCGGCTGGACCGCAGGTACGTCCCGCCCGCGCTGACGGAGATGCTGCGCCGTTTCCCGGTGCGCGGCGTGCGCCTGCTGTCCGCCGCCGCCGAGGGGCGCAGCCCGGCCGCGCGGGAGGCCGCCACCCTGCTGCGCGCGCACGTGCTGGCCAACCCGGCCGCTGTCGAGGCCGCGCTGCCGGCGCTGCGCCCGGCGCAGCGGGAACGGATCGAGCGGATCCACGCCGACACCTCCGCGCTGCCGGTCGCCGGGCCGGACCGCCTGCCGCCGGTGCTGGTGAGCCCGCCGTGGTCGGTCCGGCGCCCGCGAATCGATCCGCCGGTGGTCGGCGAGCTGGAGCGGCCCGCCGGGTCCGCCATGGACTGGCTGCCGGGCGAGCGGGAACGGTGGGCGGCGGTCGTGCCCCGCTGGTCCGGCTACTGGAACGGGAACGACCTGAGCGTGCTGGCCGCGAAGATCGCTGCCGGGCGGGCCGACTCGCGTGAACAGATCTACTTCTTCGTCCGGGCGACCGGGGAACTGGCCCGGCCGCTGCTGCCGGCCTGGCGGCCCGACGAGTCCTGGGGCGCCGACGAGTGGATGTGCCGCCTCGTCGGCCGGTACGAGTTGGACGCGTTGCCTACCGCGCTGCACCTGGCTCGCACCGCGCCGAAGAGCGTCGGCGAGGTGCTGCTGCCGTATGCCGACGGGGAGGTCGCCGACCTGATGGCCGACTGGCTCGACCGGCTCAAGACGGCCCGCCCGGTCGCCCGGGCCTGGCTGCGGCGGCACCCGGAGTACGCCGTGCGGGCGCTGCTGCCCGCCGCCCTGGGCGCGCCCGGCCCGCGCCGCCGGGCCGCCGAGCGGGCGCTGCGCCTGGTCGCCGCGGAGCACCGCGAGGTGCTCCTCGGCGTGGCCCGGGAGCACGGCGAGGAGGCGCTCGCCGCGGCCACCGCCATGCTCGACGCCGACCCGCTGGCCCAGCTTCCGGCCCGGATGCCGAGCCTGCCGGTGTGGCTGGACCCGGCGGTGCTGCCGCACGTGCTGCTGCGGGACCGCTCGGCGGCGCTGCCCGCCGATGCCGTCCGCCACCTCTGCACCATGCTCGCCATCTCCCCGCCCGGCGAGCCGTACCCGGGGGTGGAGATCGTCCGCGCGGCCTGTGACACCGACTCGCTGGCGGAGTTCGCCTGGGCGCTGTTCGAGTGCTGGCAGGGCGCCGGCGCGCCGTCGAAGGACGGCTGGGCGTTCACCGGGCTGGGCCTGCTCGGCGACGACTCGACCGCGCGGCGGCTCGCGCCGCTGGTGCGGGCCTGGCCGGGCGAGAGCCAGCACGCGCGGGCGGTGACCGGCCTGGAGGTGCTGGCGCAGATCGGCACCGACGTGGCGCTGATGCACCTCTACGGCATCTCCCAGAAGGTGAAGTTCCGGGGTCTGCGGGAGCAGGCCGCGCGCAAGGTCGGCGAGGTCGCCGACGTGCTGGGCCTGACGCCCGAGCAGCTCGGTGACCGGCTGGTCCCCGACCTCGGGCTGGACGCCGACGGCAGCCTGGTCCTCGACTACGGGCCGCGCCGGTTCACCGTCGGCTTCGACGAGCAGCTCAAGCCGTACGTGGTGGACGGCGCCGGTGCACGCCGCAAGGACCTGCCCAAGCCCGGCGCCCGGGACGACGCCACGCTGGCGCCCGCCGCGCACAAGCGCTTCGCCGGCCTGAAGAAGGACGTCCGTACGCTTGCCGCCGACCAGATCCGCCGCTTCGAGACGGCGATGGTGACCGGGCGGCGCTGGCCGGCCGCGGACTTCCGCCGCTACTTCCTGTCCCACCCGTTGCTCTGGCACGTCGTCCGCCGGCTGGTCTGGGCCACAGTGGACGACAGCGGCCAGGTGGGCGCCGCGTTCCGGGTGGCCGAGGACCGCACGCTCGCCGACGTCGACGACGAGACGTACGCGCTGCCTGATGACGCCACCGTCACCATCGCGCACCCGCTGCACCTCGGCGCGGCGGTGCCGGCCTGGGCGGAGGTCTTCGCCGACTACGAGATCCTCCAGCCGTTCCCGCAACTCGGCCGCGAGGTCTTCCACCTGGACGAGGCCGAGCGCACGGAGAAACTGCTGCACCGGCACATGGGCGTCACGGTCCCGGCCGGGCGGCTGCTCAGCCTGGAACGGCGGGGCTGGCGGCGCGGCACACCGCAGGACGCCGGCATCCAGAGCTGGCTGGAGCGCGAGGTCCCCGGCGGCCGGGCCGTGGTGATCGACCTCGACCCCGGCATCGCGGTCGGAATCGTCGACATGTTCCCCGACCAGAAGATCGAGGCGGTCTGGGTCAACGACGTGCCGTACGGCGACTGGTTCCAGCGCGGCGGCAAGGTCCGCCTGCGCGACCTGGACGACGTCACCGTCTCCGAGGTGCTGCGCGACCTGGCGGAGGTGACCCGGTGA